The following coding sequences lie in one Negativicutes bacterium genomic window:
- the lptB gene encoding LPS export ABC transporter ATP-binding protein, which yields MFIQTKNLIKTYDNINVVNGVNIKVEKGEVVGLLGPNGAGKTTTFYMIVGLEKPNCGMINISGEDVTGLPIHKRAKFGIAYLPQEASIFRKLSVEDNLLAILETTGMTKEEQHNKMESLLKEFNVNHVRTRKGAELSGGERRRVEIARCLAIEPNFILLDEPFAGVDPIAVIDIQEVISYLKTKGIGILITDHNVRETLNIVDRAYILNQGEILIEGDSQTIANSDIAKKFYLGENFSL from the coding sequence ATGTTTATTCAAACAAAAAATTTAATAAAAACTTATGATAATATCAATGTAGTTAATGGCGTTAATATAAAGGTTGAAAAAGGTGAAGTTGTCGGGTTGTTAGGTCCTAATGGTGCCGGTAAAACTACCACTTTTTATATGATTGTGGGGTTGGAAAAACCAAACTGCGGAATGATAAATATTTCTGGTGAAGACGTTACGGGTTTGCCAATTCATAAAAGAGCGAAATTTGGTATTGCGTATTTACCGCAAGAAGCTTCGATTTTTCGTAAATTATCGGTGGAAGATAATTTACTAGCAATATTAGAAACTACCGGCATGACTAAAGAAGAGCAACATAACAAAATGGAAAGCTTATTGAAAGAATTTAATGTTAATCATGTCAGAACTCGTAAAGGTGCAGAATTGTCAGGTGGTGAACGGCGACGCGTGGAGATTGCTCGATGTTTAGCAATTGAACCCAATTTTATATTGCTTGATGAACCCTTTGCTGGAGTTGATCCGATTGCCGTTATTGATATTCAAGAGGTCATCAGTTATTTAAAAACCAAAGGTATTGGAATTTTAATAACTGATCATAATGTTAGGGAAACTTTAAACATTGTAGATAGAGCATATATTTTAAATCAAGGTGAGATTTTAATTGAAGGTGATAGCCAAACTATTGCTAATAGTGATATTGCAAAGAAATTCTACCTTGGCG